In Candidatus Wallbacteria bacterium, a genomic segment contains:
- a CDS encoding zinc ribbon domain-containing protein produces the protein MFCPRCEINYHQSLEKCVNCGTKLSPGIICMECGTKNRDTARLCNLCGKTLTSKLKAVAPKKEEPEQNDEYIRVCPNSHANDIHNIFCSSCGEFLELRRSDNLPTRKASSFSLAFNYLSSLF, from the coding sequence ATGTTCTGTCCCAGATGCGAAATCAACTATCACCAGTCACTGGAAAAATGCGTTAACTGCGGTACAAAACTTTCTCCAGGCATCATCTGCATGGAATGCGGCACCAAGAATCGTGACACAGCCAGACTTTGCAATCTCTGTGGCAAGACCCTCACTTCAAAGCTCAAGGCAGTAGCTCCCAAAAAAGAGGAACCAGAGCAGAATGATGAATACATCAGAGTCTGCCCGAACAGCCACGCCAACGACATCCACAACATCTTCTGCTCATCCTGCGGAGAATTTCTCGAACTGCGCCGCAGCGACAATCTGCCCACCAGAAAGGCTTCATCCTTCAGCCTGGCCTTTAATTATCTGTCCAGCCTATTTTAG
- the rny gene encoding ribonuclease Y, producing MTLSYAILAFVIGIVVACALYPVINHKKIKQATQTALQIKAEADKDIDVLKQKADLEIKELRINVRKDLERKFEKETRDKKTELSRLETRIIQREEKLDKRTEEQEKLGVTLKERDNKIKEREQQTEEVLAAWKNRLEKIANLSAEQAKDILLKEVEKDLELEIAVRIRKGEEEIKDTADKKAKDIVSIAIQKVAVDHANDTTVSVVPLPNDEMKGRIIGREGRNIRTLESLLGVNIIIDDTPEAVVISGFNNIRREIARIVLERLVADGRIHPARIEEMVQKVEKEIEEKIKEKGNEAAESMGVKVSAEIVKALGRLHYRTSYGQNVLAHSLEVATLAAAMAAELKCDVTLAKRAGLLHDIGKAIDHEIEGTHTQLGAEMAKRNGEKEPVINAILAHHEEEKPQTIEAVLVATADAISAARYGARHESIEAYIKRLQELENVASSFPGVDKTYAIQAGRELRVIVKPEEIDDNLTYKLARDISKKVEESLEYPGEIKVVVVREIRSTEYAR from the coding sequence TGCGCTTTGTACCCTGTAATCAACCACAAAAAGATCAAACAGGCAACACAGACCGCCCTGCAAATCAAAGCTGAAGCCGACAAAGATATCGATGTGCTGAAGCAGAAGGCCGACCTTGAGATCAAGGAATTAAGGATCAATGTAAGGAAGGACCTGGAAAGAAAATTCGAAAAAGAAACAAGGGACAAGAAAACCGAACTTTCCCGTCTGGAAACACGTATCATCCAGCGGGAAGAAAAATTGGATAAGCGTACTGAGGAACAGGAAAAGCTGGGCGTCACCCTGAAAGAACGCGATAACAAAATCAAGGAACGCGAACAGCAGACAGAAGAAGTCCTGGCAGCCTGGAAAAACAGGCTGGAAAAAATCGCGAATCTGTCCGCAGAACAGGCCAAGGATATTCTTCTGAAAGAAGTGGAAAAGGATCTGGAACTGGAAATAGCGGTCCGGATCAGGAAAGGTGAAGAGGAAATCAAGGACACGGCCGATAAAAAGGCCAAAGATATCGTTTCCATTGCCATCCAGAAAGTGGCGGTCGATCATGCCAACGACACCACTGTATCAGTGGTACCCCTCCCCAACGATGAAATGAAGGGAAGGATCATCGGCAGGGAAGGCCGCAACATCCGTACCCTGGAATCCCTGCTCGGAGTCAACATCATCATCGACGACACTCCTGAGGCAGTCGTCATTTCCGGCTTTAACAACATCCGCAGAGAAATAGCCCGCATCGTGCTGGAGCGCCTGGTGGCTGACGGCAGGATCCATCCAGCCAGAATTGAAGAAATGGTTCAGAAAGTTGAGAAGGAGATCGAGGAAAAGATCAAGGAAAAGGGAAATGAAGCCGCTGAATCAATGGGCGTGAAAGTATCCGCGGAGATCGTCAAAGCGCTGGGGCGGCTGCATTATCGTACCAGCTATGGCCAGAACGTGCTGGCCCATTCCCTGGAAGTCGCCACTCTCGCCGCAGCCATGGCTGCGGAGCTCAAATGCGACGTGACGCTTGCCAAGCGGGCCGGGCTGCTCCACGACATCGGCAAGGCCATTGACCATGAAATTGAAGGCACACATACCCAGCTGGGAGCGGAAATGGCAAAGAGGAACGGTGAAAAGGAGCCTGTGATCAATGCGATCCTCGCTCATCATGAGGAAGAAAAACCGCAGACCATAGAAGCAGTGCTCGTAGCCACTGCAGACGCCATCTCTGCAGCCAGATACGGAGCCAGGCATGAAAGCATCGAAGCCTATATTAAGCGGCTGCAGGAACTGGAAAATGTAGCCTCGAGCTTTCCTGGTGTCGACAAGACATACGCGATTCAGGCCGGCAGAGAACTCCGGGTGATCGTCAAACCCGAGGAGATCGATGACAATCTGACCTATAAGCTGGCCCGGGATATCTCAAAAAAAGTCGAGGAATCGCTGGAATACCCTGGTGAGATCAAGGTCGTAGTCGTCCGGGAAATCCGCTCGACGGAGTATGCGAGATAG
- a CDS encoding glycosyltransferase family 2 protein, with the protein MLYVIPVYNEEAYLPAFFSEFQTVFSDQDRAIFVNDGSTDMSGRLLSNFAAGSTSIEILEHRTNLGLSSALKKGLARALNYAESQFPVVTLDADGQHNLKMLPQYMDRFKKKDLDVLIVSREFQLYPLWQKTGNRILSLIATILLGVKIRDIESGLRIMNRHALELILSNLVGIRYSIASEIVYICNLHGKKFENIGRNRINFYRSRPLISDFCINFGLGIFHLVKARLKHHFTSGGRIK; encoded by the coding sequence ATGCTTTACGTCATCCCAGTTTATAACGAGGAAGCATACCTTCCTGCATTTTTCTCGGAATTTCAGACAGTGTTCTCTGATCAGGACCGGGCAATTTTCGTGAACGACGGTTCCACTGACATGAGCGGGCGGCTGCTCAGCAATTTCGCAGCCGGCAGTACTTCAATCGAGATCCTGGAGCACAGGACGAATCTTGGACTTTCCTCTGCTCTGAAAAAGGGGCTGGCCCGGGCCCTCAACTATGCAGAATCACAATTTCCTGTGGTAACCCTGGATGCTGACGGACAGCACAACCTGAAAATGCTTCCGCAGTATATGGACAGGTTTAAAAAAAAAGACCTGGATGTACTGATCGTTTCCAGAGAATTTCAACTCTATCCGCTCTGGCAGAAAACCGGCAACCGGATTCTGAGCCTGATCGCCACTATCCTGCTCGGAGTAAAAATCCGCGATATCGAATCAGGCCTCAGGATCATGAATCGCCATGCTCTGGAACTGATCCTCAGCAACCTGGTAGGGATCCGTTACAGCATCGCCAGCGAAATAGTCTACATCTGCAATCTGCACGGAAAAAAATTCGAGAACATCGGCCGGAACAGGATCAATTTTTACAGGTCCAGGCCGCTGATCTCAGATTTCTGCATCAATTTCGGTCTGGGGATCTTTCATCTTGTAAAGGCCAGGCTGAAACATCACTTCACTTCAGGAGGTAGAATAAAATGA
- a CDS encoding HEAT repeat domain-containing protein has translation MISQLIQSVKELIRHGSLEEARNGIREAAKLSHDAALPFLYSLFSDQQFSLCQIACDELVGLGKPALTYLKNLYTTADENQKYWSIRTLIRGGKPEVDFLAEIALKEKEEICAFLATQLSAVSDPELAIPVLIALFKKDNWLIKKNCAQSMIAIGKPAVPHLKKLFSGRGRDLKYWVIKVLADIMGKDLYPFLEKMLSENPDTHGYYAMVGLDEINTPDSQQLLVDILNHKKWLLRAEAAEILRKKGKDIVPLLKKAFRKKHPEQQYWIIILLSEIMENRALPFLKEIVQNQGSELRHYAVTALGQVKTSESVTLLIDCLDDRAWIVRKEAAKALQMMGSIALPAVQLGVLDLRENVCFWCIHILSELANWDLNLYLPLLSHPDKKRRIFAVQQALNIRNKDIIRHTVPLLADKHWAVRREAADVLVKMGRTGLETFVKYILEREQNPHLEYWAAYIVGKLPIDTIKQFLSEYLTASSQDREITLALHLLCSIASEEAWELTIQKYISGDKYFRRRFRELIKTQDLNCLIRPFLKALRRTPPEISLEISEILSSISTLEKFKIVREEFFRSTEDQAIWMIKILANSPHPAKYQFLMDILIRDKREKVKAESVGYLGAIKEGSINQVVYKVYMSGTDEEKMLILNTYNGRPDEIMIRELISTLTKLPKQQAFWVAKFLQKYLGVYQKLYQEIMKESDLKTKEWVAFILK, from the coding sequence ATGATTTCCCAGCTGATCCAGAGCGTAAAGGAACTGATCAGGCACGGCAGCCTCGAAGAAGCCAGGAATGGCATCCGGGAGGCAGCAAAACTTTCGCACGATGCTGCACTTCCCTTTCTGTACAGCCTGTTCTCCGACCAGCAGTTTTCATTATGCCAGATTGCCTGCGATGAACTGGTGGGCCTGGGAAAACCTGCGCTCACCTATCTGAAAAATCTTTATACAACAGCCGATGAAAATCAGAAGTACTGGTCCATCAGAACCCTGATCCGCGGGGGCAAGCCTGAAGTGGATTTCCTTGCGGAAATTGCCCTGAAAGAGAAAGAAGAGATCTGCGCATTCCTGGCTACTCAGCTTTCCGCGGTTTCGGATCCTGAGCTGGCCATTCCGGTTTTGATCGCCCTGTTCAAGAAAGACAACTGGCTGATCAAAAAAAACTGCGCTCAATCAATGATTGCCATCGGCAAACCGGCAGTGCCGCACCTGAAAAAACTCTTTTCAGGGCGGGGGCGTGATCTGAAGTACTGGGTGATCAAGGTGTTGGCGGATATCATGGGCAAGGATCTTTATCCCTTCCTCGAAAAAATGCTTTCTGAGAACCCGGATACACATGGTTACTATGCAATGGTGGGCCTGGACGAAATCAACACCCCGGACAGTCAGCAGCTCCTGGTCGACATTCTGAATCACAAAAAATGGCTGCTGCGTGCCGAGGCCGCTGAGATACTCAGAAAAAAAGGTAAAGATATTGTACCTCTTTTGAAAAAAGCTTTCCGGAAAAAACACCCGGAACAGCAATACTGGATTATTATACTGCTCTCGGAAATCATGGAAAACCGGGCGCTGCCCTTTCTCAAGGAAATCGTGCAGAATCAGGGTTCTGAACTCAGGCATTATGCCGTCACTGCCCTGGGACAGGTGAAAACCAGTGAGTCAGTGACGTTGCTGATCGACTGTCTGGACGACCGGGCCTGGATTGTACGCAAGGAAGCAGCCAAGGCCTTGCAGATGATGGGTTCCATAGCCCTGCCGGCTGTGCAGCTCGGGGTCTTGGACTTACGGGAAAACGTCTGCTTCTGGTGCATCCACATTTTATCAGAGCTCGCCAACTGGGACCTCAACCTTTATCTGCCCCTGCTTTCCCACCCTGACAAAAAACGCCGGATTTTCGCCGTACAGCAGGCATTGAATATCAGAAACAAGGACATTATCCGTCATACTGTGCCGCTGCTGGCTGACAAGCACTGGGCAGTACGCAGGGAGGCCGCCGACGTCCTCGTGAAAATGGGAAGGACCGGCCTGGAAACTTTTGTCAAGTACATCCTTGAGCGGGAGCAGAATCCTCATCTGGAGTACTGGGCCGCCTACATCGTAGGCAAGCTGCCGATCGACACGATCAAGCAGTTCCTGTCCGAATACCTCACAGCCAGCAGCCAGGACCGTGAGATCACACTGGCTTTGCACCTGTTATGTTCGATCGCTTCTGAAGAAGCCTGGGAACTCACGATCCAGAAATACATTTCAGGAGACAAGTATTTCCGCAGACGATTCCGCGAGCTGATCAAGACCCAGGATTTGAATTGCCTGATCCGGCCTTTTTTAAAGGCACTGAGACGCACTCCTCCGGAAATTTCCCTGGAAATATCTGAAATCTTATCCTCAATCTCCACGCTGGAAAAATTCAAGATCGTGCGCGAAGAATTCTTCCGCAGCACAGAAGATCAGGCCATCTGGATGATCAAGATCCTTGCGAATTCCCCGCATCCTGCAAAATATCAGTTCCTGATGGACATCCTGATCCGGGACAAGCGGGAAAAGGTCAAGGCGGAATCTGTGGGCTATCTTGGAGCCATCAAGGAAGGCAGCATCAACCAGGTGGTTTACAAGGTCTACATGTCCGGGACTGATGAGGAAAAAATGCTGATTTTGAATACATACAATGGACGGCCGGACGAAATCATGATCAGAGAGCTGATCTCCACTCTCACCAAACTTCCCAAGCAGCAGGCATTCTGGGTAGCCAAGTTTCTCCAGAAATACCTCGGCGTCTATCAAAAGCTTTATCAGGAAATCATGAAGGAATCCGACTTGAAAACCAAAGAATGGGTCGCGTTTATCCTAAAATAG